A window of Hypnocyclicus thermotrophus contains these coding sequences:
- the gmhA gene encoding D-sedoheptulose 7-phosphate isomerase, with product MNLKKSYIDAFNLLKKFIENENNFKITEEISKEITKAFKNGNKVMICGNGGSNCDAMHFAEEFTGRFRKNRKALPAISISDSSHITCVGNDYGFDYIFSKGVEAYGKNGDILIGLSTSGNSTNVIKAFEKAKELNIKTIGLLGKNGGKLKGNCDYEFIIPGITSDRIQEIHMMILHIIIEGVERIMFPELY from the coding sequence ATGAATTTAAAAAAATCATACATTGATGCATTTAATTTATTAAAGAAGTTTATAGAAAATGAAAATAATTTTAAAATAACTGAAGAAATTTCAAAAGAAATAACAAAAGCTTTTAAAAATGGTAATAAAGTAATGATATGTGGAAATGGTGGAAGTAATTGTGATGCAATGCATTTTGCAGAAGAGTTTACAGGAAGGTTTAGAAAAAATAGAAAAGCTCTTCCAGCAATAAGTATTTCGGATTCTTCTCACATTACTTGTGTAGGAAATGACTATGGATTTGATTATATATTTTCTAAAGGCGTAGAAGCATATGGAAAAAATGGTGATATATTAATTGGCCTTTCTACAAGTGGAAATTCTACTAATGTAATAAAGGCATTTGAGAAAGCTAAAGAGCTAAATATAAAAACAATTGGTTTATTGGGAAAAAATGGTGGGAAATTAAAAGGAAATTGCGATTATGAATTTATAATTCCTGGAATTACATCTGATAGAATTCAAGAAATTCATATGATGATACTTCATATAATAATAGAAGGTGTAGAAAGAATAATGTTTCCTGAATTATATTAA